Genomic segment of Sphingomonas sp. KRR8:
GAGCCACAGGCGAGATCGCCCGGCGGCTCGGAATGAGCGTCGTCATCCTCCAATACCCGCGGACAATTGCCGATGTTCGCTCCCAGGTGGTTGTGGTCGGGCGCCTGCTCGGCCAGCAGGGCAAGGCAGCCACGACCCTGCGCGCGATCGATCAGTTGCGCGCAAGCCAGCCTGTTGCGGCAGATGCGGCGTTCATCAGTGGCGGAGGCAATTCGCTATCCCCGCAGTCGCTTGGAGCCGAATGGATGAGGCTCGCCGGTTATCGGCAGCGGGCCCTGCCGAATGCGAGGCTGAGCCTTGAAACAATCGTAGCAGCACCGCCCAAGTGGCTGATCCGTAGCGACTATCGCGCCGACGAATATAGCCGGCAGCAAGCCTGGTTGGAACATCCGCTGGTGCAACGGCTTGCGAGCCGGATGATCCGCACGGACGGGCGGGCATGGACCTGTGGCGGCCTGCCGATGATCGATGAAGTCGCGCGCCTGCGCAGAGCCCCGCATTGAGCCGAGGCTGGCTCCTTGCCATTGCCGCGGCGCTGCTGACCTTAGCAGCGGCGGCGCTGCTGTTGCCTTGGGTGCCCCTTGCAATGCTGGGGCAGGCTGACCCAGCGCTTGCACGGGCCGTGCTGGTGGAGCTTCGGCTGCCCCGGCTGCTACTCGCATTGGGTTATGGCGCGACGCTCGGGCTGAGCGGGGCTTCGCTGCAGGCGATCTTCGCCAATCCCCTCGCCTCACCCGACATTACGGGAAGCAGCAGCGGCGCCGCGCTGGGGGCGGTGGTCGGCGGCTATTTCTTCGGCCTGAGTGGCCCATTGCCACTGGCCGCTTGTGGGGCGGGTGGCGCCCTGCTCGCGCTCCTGCTGCTGCTGGCGATCGCAGGTCGCCGGGCCGACCAACTCAACCTGCTCCTGGCGGGACTGGCCATCAGCCTGGTGGGAGGAGCGCTGACCAGCCTTGCGCTGGCACTGGCGCCCTCTCCCTTCGCCTTTTACGACAGTTTCGCATGGCTCATGGGCAGCCTTGAAGACCGCAGCTTGCCGCAGGCCGCGGCGGCCCTGCTCCCTTCGCTGATCGCCGGAACATGGCTGGCGCGCCAATCCCATGTGCTGGACCGGCTGGCATTGGGCGAAGACATTCTCGCCGCCATGGGCAACGATCCCGTGCGCCTGCGCCGGGGCGTCGTGGCGGCGAGCGCCATTGCGGTCGGCGCCTGCGTCTCGGTCTGCGGCGCGGTCGGCTTCGTCGGCCTGATCGCGCCCATCGCCGCGCGGCGCCTGTGCCGAGGGCATCCCGGCAGGGCATTGCTACCGGCCGCGGCACTTGGCGCGGCGCTACTGACCGGGGCCGACCTCCTGACCAGGCTTGCACCCATGGGACGGACGATCCCGCTCGGCGTGGTCACAGCCGCGATCGGCACGCCCTTGTTTCTCTGGGTGCTGCTGCGCCGCTCCGGAAGTTACAGCGCATGACCGGCCTGCCCGCGCTCAACGCCTCGGCAGT
This window contains:
- a CDS encoding iron ABC transporter permease, with product MSRGWLLAIAAALLTLAAAALLLPWVPLAMLGQADPALARAVLVELRLPRLLLALGYGATLGLSGASLQAIFANPLASPDITGSSSGAALGAVVGGYFFGLSGPLPLAACGAGGALLALLLLLAIAGRRADQLNLLLAGLAISLVGGALTSLALALAPSPFAFYDSFAWLMGSLEDRSLPQAAAALLPSLIAGTWLARQSHVLDRLALGEDILAAMGNDPVRLRRGVVAASAIAVGACVSVCGAVGFVGLIAPIAARRLCRGHPGRALLPAAALGAALLTGADLLTRLAPMGRTIPLGVVTAAIGTPLFLWVLLRRSGSYSA